ATCGCAAGTTATTGCAAGCATTATACAAGTTTAATAAAATGAATGAACCTTTCATTCCTATGCATGTCTATGACTTAATCTGTAAACAAGGAATACTCCACAAATGCTACTGTACAGGAAGAAGAAAATACAGTGTCTGACAATATAACCCAGGAGATAGACAGTGTAAACAAGGAATACCTTGGCTTCAGCCTTTTGGAGCTCAGAGCGCCTTGTTTCAAGCATTTGTTTGTACCAGAGGCCTACTTTTGTTAGAACTACGGCTTGTTTGACCATGTGACTGCAATGATCAGTCAAATCCTCTGatctgaaataaataaataataaccaCATCAAGTTATAATGGGGTGTATTAAAAAGACATTTCTGTGGAAGTTGTTGCCATGATCAGTATTTGGTAATGCCCAGTCTGTAGTCTTCGCAAGCAATTTATGAAACATTCATGAGAATAAAATAAAAAGTAGTTAAATATGTTAGGTTGGATCTGCATTTTAAATGCAAGATGGGCTAACCTGTTTTCAGTTTTTTCCGTTGACAATTTTTGCTCAATCTCCACAAACTCCTTTGACAACTTCATGATAGATACCAAAATGCACTCCAATTGCTTTTCTTGCCCATTCTTAATGAGAGCACCATCGTAATCCATAACTGAACCGTTCAGTTTGAGAAGTTCATCATACTGCACATCTTGCTTGGGAGCCTCATGTGATCTTCCTGGTGATGTGTTGTTAGGCTCCACCTCGATGTCACGCAGAATCATTTCAGCACTCGCTTGCTTGATGACTTCAGGATCTTCCTGGTGCTCTCGGAAGAAACGCTCTTTCTGTAGCGCTGCTAGCTTCTCCTTCAACTTCCGCTTTTCTTCATTCGACAGACACAGGGCCTTCTCCTTCTCAGAGATCACAGCTTCAAGTGAAGACAGTTTTGCATCAAATCTCAGTGCAGCTTCATGCATGTCATCCATAGAATCATCAAGTAAACTTCTTGTAACAGTACGGTATAGCCCATCCCTCACATCACCTTCGATTCGGAGGTCCTCCTGCTCTTCTCTGCTTTTCTCAATTTGCCTCAAGAGCTCTTGTTCTGAAGATAACTGAAGAGATATGTCTTTGCTGGCTTCAGAGAGCTGAGATGATAACTCCTTAACATCCTTCATATTATCTGCAAGCAAACCTCTAAGATGCTGATTATCATAGTATAAGGAATCAATTTTGCTTGCCAGTCTGCACCTCTCATCGAGTTCATCGTGAGTCGTGTGAAGTGTGGGTGCCTTTATATTCTTGGACATGATTTGGTCCATTCTAGCAATGATCTGTGGAATTTTCTTTCTTAAAGGTTCAAACTCCACATCATTCTGAAGAGCAAGAGACCCCTTCTCTCGTTTCAATTTGAAGAGCTCCTCTGTCTTTTCTTGCAGGGCCAGTTCATGAGCCCTCTTCAATTTGCTTATTTCAGACTTAAAGTAGCTTATCGTTTCTTCCCTGGTCATAGCATTCAAATGGCGGAAGTCAGATTTTTCCGAGATAACCATGGATTTCTGTTTCCTGAAACTCTTGCTTTCCTCGGTGCGGGGTGAGGCATGATCCTCCTTTGTTTTCTTTCCAAATAAATACTTCCACTTATTGCTCTTGCTACCTGAACTTTCTTGCTTAGTGTGAGAAATGTGTGATTCTGGTACTGAAGGCAACAACAGCTTAGAAAGAGCACCCAGGTCCTCACGCATCGCGGCAAACTGAGATACTGCTTCCTGCCAATTCTTGCTCATAATGTTTGTGACAGAAATTTGCTCATACAacttcctctccagctcctcctgCAATCCAGCAATGCATTCTGCGACTGTAATGCCGATGATTTCCAGTTGCAACTCATGTTCCCACTGAAGATCAGTAACCG
This window of the Triticum aestivum cultivar Chinese Spring chromosome 5D, IWGSC CS RefSeq v2.1, whole genome shotgun sequence genome carries:
- the LOC123123095 gene encoding WPP domain-associated protein, whose protein sequence is MEAIQPASHPITKVFSERMTSLPNRPTVPDGWSVTSEDSLTPRLSFKSNSSTESYFEGSGRSLSRSNRHICAPNAETNYLEYLDMMKLEVDTHLDKLKGDVTGLENYALPDNGYIVGTHLGMSLDVMLIEIDERFNALKLLLAVVFRQARDMPGLSNPSVTDLQWEHELQLEIIGITVAECIAGLQEELERKLYEQISVTNIMSKNWQEAVSQFAAMREDLGALSKLLLPSVPESHISHTKQESSGSKSNKWKYLFGKKTKEDHASPRTEESKSFRKQKSMVISEKSDFRHLNAMTREETISYFKSEISKLKRAHELALQEKTEELFKLKREKGSLALQNDVEFEPLRKKIPQIIARMDQIMSKNIKAPTLHTTHDELDERCRLASKIDSLYYDNQHLRGLLADNMKDVKELSSQLSEASKDISLQLSSEQELLRQIEKSREEQEDLRIEGDVRDGLYRTVTRSLLDDSMDDMHEAALRFDAKLSSLEAVISEKEKALCLSNEEKRKLKEKLAALQKERFFREHQEDPEVIKQASAEMILRDIEVEPNNTSPGRSHEAPKQDVQYDELLKLNGSVMDYDGALIKNGQEKQLECILVSIMKLSKEFVEIEQKLSTEKTENRSEDLTDHCSHMVKQAVVLTKVGLWYKQMLETRRSELQKAEAKVVILGDKVNTHLSLLEKIYVTLDHYSPTLQKYPGLLDAFLKTCKLVAGLRSRHDEDETT